The proteins below come from a single Chryseobacterium capnotolerans genomic window:
- a CDS encoding EpsG family protein: protein MDLLPLYFLIVFFVLLFLTFKEYSGGYVDPATLYGICFFQIILIGLRNDVGPDYGSYKGIFDYSYIYDYGTILMNGIPFSGAPKLGIEWLYILMNRVVFDLGLPFSIITLLVAIISLTLVYKFLIKNSDYPTLLLLLGFIPGMLISTGGQMRQSVAGGIMFYSFIFIKERKFWKYFICVYLAAGFHTSAWATLPLYWLVKLPLNKFWIFILVLASMILSPFKVYEQLGVFLNMIAGGSSISDGINGYMEEQYARINGGFGIPEILMVLYTCFILYFNDKLEEKSPYYEYYRNVTVIGICAFFILRENPILSSRLVGVFMGFVMLLMGNALSVVSKREKQIIFSGLLFIIFFNFCIFSIFNAKKANYSIDTYKNFVLP from the coding sequence ATGGATTTATTACCCCTTTATTTTCTAATCGTTTTTTTTGTTTTACTATTTCTTACTTTTAAAGAATATTCTGGAGGGTATGTAGACCCTGCGACATTATATGGGATTTGTTTTTTTCAGATTATATTAATTGGACTCCGAAATGATGTGGGACCAGATTACGGGTCTTATAAAGGGATTTTTGATTACTCTTATATTTATGATTATGGGACGATCCTGATGAATGGTATTCCTTTTAGTGGGGCTCCCAAACTGGGGATAGAATGGTTATACATATTGATGAACCGTGTTGTATTTGATCTGGGACTTCCTTTTAGTATCATTACTTTATTAGTAGCCATAATCTCACTAACACTAGTGTATAAATTCCTCATTAAAAATTCAGATTATCCTACTCTTTTACTTTTATTAGGATTTATTCCCGGAATGTTAATTTCTACAGGAGGACAGATGAGACAATCGGTGGCAGGAGGAATTATGTTTTATTCTTTTATTTTTATTAAAGAAAGAAAGTTTTGGAAGTATTTTATCTGCGTGTATCTTGCAGCAGGGTTTCATACCTCTGCGTGGGCTACTTTACCATTGTATTGGTTGGTGAAGCTTCCTTTGAATAAATTCTGGATATTTATTTTAGTGTTAGCTTCAATGATATTATCCCCATTTAAGGTGTACGAGCAGCTTGGTGTTTTTCTGAATATGATAGCAGGAGGGTCATCAATTTCAGATGGGATTAATGGATATATGGAAGAGCAGTATGCAAGGATTAATGGAGGTTTCGGGATCCCGGAAATCTTAATGGTTCTGTATACCTGTTTTATTTTATATTTTAATGATAAGTTGGAAGAGAAAAGTCCTTATTATGAGTACTATAGAAATGTGACGGTTATAGGAATATGTGCATTTTTTATTCTGAGAGAAAATCCAATTCTAAGTTCCAGGCTGGTAGGGGTTTTTATGGGATTTGTAATGCTGCTTATGGGAAATGCACTTTCTGTAGTTTCTAAAAGAGAAAAACAGATCATTTTTTCCGGACTTCTTTTTATTATATTTTTTAACTTCTGTATTTTCTCCATTTTTAATGCTAAAAAGGCTAATTATTCTATAGATACCTATAAGAATTTCGTATTACCTTAA
- a CDS encoding T9SS type A sorting domain-containing protein: protein MKKKSTLKIFAAVLCIASSHTWARAASTSLSVETSTRFMHRAALPPSTYDLDPLIIISQNVNEKGLVVMKGNFQKPTTAGDVKVTIKYKDAQNNWIPVWCKTFAGNYDYDEELTANFELPQSTLASHSVKIELSSNETLTNWSSVSWDKSVNHYKQSDYTYGNCDLDENQYTILFTPKKNGTVLYNANGSVSGVKDRVTSQHLARKLDNIVLSFQGDAALDNSNANSPLVNIANPNNLPTIASSQKYIYQNSDTSPFEFSYHDPVYMFAGKFSNESFFINFSNWFLPADQGGEAWGRGYLDFTNPNALVNRYYNLYNYINEKLGDVFVNQQPVVIVISKVTGLRVYKANGQYISLSSISNYNTTNDFGYPPLNGKQRGPGSENFSLSNTSQASLYGVGAIRNRKVINSWNGPSRPLMDIESEINKFIKYVGIFNNPITEECPVACFTINSGAVSDYGDWSKAPNSYIFTGKNKNNNADVDGLYIPVKKAYKMWNSNPLMGGSPIPSGTVTADVYWEDIHGLIKSGDNYSLEIIGSGEEAKIKVPINKTKEGNAVIAYKVNGEIFWSWHVWVTDDPTNGSTYKSFDGVKRQRTDGTVELIPDSDWGWMDRNLGALSNTITGTEFNKNGGLLYQWGRKDPIPPLVYKGNDFYEASGSVGRIRHRQSRNMANGSQKIDDLIKKVTLSNATVPNNLRLSIKNPLSLIYVDKNDNSGQALYNNNANLQVNWFGNSPTLPTNRLSELNLWSDNSKGVITSGDYNNDNSAKPYRDKSSFDPCPNGWRIPSVLIANLGNGSYIDDVRVDFSPYGIKNNISINTFEANKYHIIKPNDNNTPAYMKGFKIYNNVGVDLSNVGGNNMGLFPGTGVLVRNYHEGQYTDQHETYLWTATMTKWFDATPSVSARGFRMIPDRDQPDTPDPSLPSITGRYQYYPIGGGATSGANGCRCIKDPLYEVNSYNFPTEFFNNAVEYAEGLNNPNSYTLVKSTAESTIQIPISKAFSAQSKLLNNPDILNSSNFNNLKVNVLWSTATGLISNIALSNPAPTSLADISNTNINVKIAPNQSGNAVVTLHNGSITNPVYWSWHIWVTNTPISSATYVTELPNQAAVNYINYIKPGEVIKTEIMDRDLGANQAIAEANKTVTTGGLHFQWGRKDPLPVFVNANRNSAPVYLGTVQANGSVTYTTLSAATYYSDSYLKKYPDYSVQANVLATDKVSDKISKVLSYSVKNPMTFMVPNMTTKSADTNHTNGADWLANEPNLAPERWGRGGKKSPFDPCPEGWRIPDLTGVSNTSVGATPFYKPTTGVSIPNNYGGTRIDRSPYSSAAIGYSFGNAAYNIGSFANLGVRGGRNTIEATPAAPDFNAIDYVYGGFWLGALGSNYTGRALRTEIQYAGNYIFPFSSNADPYFAQNCRCVKVQYDENGNELGPIPKLQITSLSAAKATNVLAKSVIEDKITQNKLELFPNPVKSILYIKGNESVKEYYYQIYNMSGQMIKSGKFENEQTDLSSLLSGAYLVRINNSETIVKIIKE from the coding sequence ATGAAAAAAAAATCGACCTTAAAGATTTTTGCAGCAGTACTTTGTATTGCATCGTCTCATACCTGGGCAAGGGCGGCTTCTACCTCCCTGTCTGTTGAGACCAGTACTAGATTCATGCATAGGGCAGCTTTACCGCCAAGTACCTATGATCTGGATCCGCTTATCATCATTTCACAGAATGTGAATGAGAAGGGATTGGTAGTTATGAAAGGAAACTTTCAAAAACCCACTACCGCAGGAGATGTAAAAGTTACCATTAAGTACAAGGATGCTCAAAACAACTGGATTCCTGTATGGTGCAAAACTTTTGCAGGAAATTATGATTACGATGAAGAGCTTACGGCTAATTTCGAGCTGCCGCAATCCACTTTGGCTTCACATTCCGTAAAAATCGAATTAAGTTCAAATGAAACGCTAACCAATTGGTCCTCTGTTTCCTGGGATAAATCAGTAAACCATTACAAGCAATCTGATTATACCTATGGGAATTGTGATCTGGATGAAAACCAGTACACGATTCTGTTTACCCCTAAAAAGAACGGAACTGTTTTATATAACGCGAATGGATCTGTATCAGGGGTAAAAGACAGGGTAACTTCCCAGCATCTGGCGAGAAAACTGGATAATATTGTTTTGTCTTTCCAAGGAGATGCAGCATTAGATAATTCTAATGCCAATTCACCATTGGTTAACATTGCAAACCCAAATAATCTTCCTACGATAGCCAGCTCGCAGAAATATATTTATCAGAACAGTGATACGAGTCCTTTTGAGTTCTCTTATCATGATCCGGTATATATGTTTGCAGGAAAGTTCTCCAATGAAAGTTTCTTTATCAACTTCAGCAATTGGTTTTTACCAGCAGATCAAGGAGGTGAAGCCTGGGGTAGAGGATATCTGGATTTTACTAATCCTAATGCTCTTGTGAACCGATATTATAACCTTTATAATTACATTAATGAAAAGCTGGGTGATGTTTTTGTCAATCAGCAGCCTGTTGTTATTGTGATCAGCAAGGTTACCGGATTAAGGGTTTATAAAGCCAATGGACAATATATTTCCCTTAGCTCGATAAGCAACTACAATACGACGAATGATTTTGGGTATCCACCTCTTAATGGCAAGCAGAGAGGGCCTGGTTCTGAGAACTTTTCGTTAAGTAATACCTCCCAGGCATCATTGTATGGAGTAGGGGCTATCAGAAACAGAAAAGTGATCAACAGCTGGAATGGTCCGTCAAGACCTTTGATGGATATCGAAAGCGAGATCAATAAATTTATAAAATATGTAGGGATTTTTAACAACCCAATTACAGAGGAATGTCCTGTTGCGTGCTTTACAATTAACTCCGGAGCAGTATCTGACTATGGAGATTGGTCTAAAGCACCCAACAGCTATATCTTCACGGGCAAGAATAAAAATAATAATGCTGATGTAGACGGTCTTTATATTCCTGTAAAAAAGGCATATAAAATGTGGAATTCCAACCCGCTTATGGGCGGAAGTCCTATTCCTTCCGGTACTGTAACAGCAGATGTGTATTGGGAAGACATCCATGGATTGATAAAATCCGGAGACAATTACAGTTTGGAAATTATAGGATCCGGAGAGGAGGCTAAAATAAAAGTTCCGATCAACAAAACGAAAGAAGGAAATGCAGTAATCGCTTACAAGGTAAACGGAGAAATTTTCTGGTCCTGGCATGTCTGGGTGACTGATGATCCTACCAACGGTTCAACATACAAGAGTTTTGATGGGGTGAAAAGACAAAGAACTGATGGAACTGTTGAATTAATCCCTGATTCCGACTGGGGATGGATGGATAGAAACCTGGGTGCTTTAAGCAATACCATCACCGGAACTGAGTTTAACAAAAACGGAGGTCTTCTTTATCAATGGGGAAGAAAAGATCCTATTCCGCCCCTGGTATACAAAGGAAATGATTTTTATGAAGCTTCGGGATCTGTAGGAAGAATAAGACACAGACAATCCAGAAATATGGCTAATGGTTCTCAGAAAATCGATGATTTGATTAAAAAGGTAACATTATCAAATGCTACTGTTCCAAATAATCTTCGCTTATCCATTAAAAATCCATTAAGCTTAATTTATGTAGACAAAAATGATAATTCCGGACAGGCGCTTTATAATAACAATGCCAACCTTCAGGTGAACTGGTTTGGGAATTCACCCACATTACCTACCAATAGATTAAGTGAATTAAACTTGTGGTCTGATAACTCAAAAGGCGTTATTACCAGCGGAGACTATAATAATGACAACAGTGCAAAGCCATATAGGGATAAATCTTCTTTTGACCCTTGTCCTAACGGATGGAGAATACCTTCTGTATTGATTGCCAATTTAGGAAATGGAAGCTATATTGATGATGTAAGGGTAGATTTTAGTCCGTATGGTATTAAGAATAATATCTCTATCAATACCTTTGAAGCGAATAAGTATCATATCATTAAACCTAATGATAATAATACTCCCGCTTATATGAAAGGGTTCAAAATATACAACAATGTTGGGGTAGATCTCAGCAATGTAGGCGGAAATAATATGGGACTTTTCCCTGGTACGGGTGTTCTTGTAAGAAATTACCATGAAGGACAGTATACCGATCAGCACGAGACGTATTTATGGACTGCAACAATGACGAAATGGTTTGACGCAACTCCTTCCGTGTCAGCAAGAGGTTTCAGGATGATTCCTGATAGAGATCAGCCGGATACTCCTGACCCTTCCTTACCTTCCATTACCGGAAGATATCAATATTATCCTATTGGCGGTGGAGCAACTTCTGGAGCCAACGGATGCCGATGTATTAAAGATCCTTTGTATGAGGTGAATAGCTATAACTTCCCTACAGAGTTCTTTAATAACGCTGTGGAATATGCTGAAGGATTAAATAATCCGAACTCTTATACCCTTGTTAAAAGTACAGCAGAATCTACCATTCAGATCCCAATCAGCAAAGCATTCTCTGCTCAGAGTAAACTGCTTAATAATCCTGATATCCTGAATTCTTCGAATTTCAATAATTTGAAAGTTAATGTATTATGGTCTACAGCTACCGGCTTAATCAGTAATATTGCCCTTTCTAATCCTGCTCCTACTTCATTGGCTGATATTTCCAACACCAATATCAATGTTAAGATTGCACCAAACCAATCTGGGAATGCTGTTGTTACCCTGCATAATGGAAGTATTACCAATCCTGTTTACTGGAGCTGGCATATCTGGGTAACCAATACCCCAATCAGCTCTGCTACTTATGTTACTGAATTACCTAACCAGGCCGCTGTTAATTACATCAATTATATCAAACCTGGTGAAGTGATCAAAACAGAAATAATGGATAGAGATCTTGGAGCTAACCAGGCTATTGCTGAAGCCAATAAAACGGTTACTACAGGAGGATTACACTTTCAATGGGGTAGAAAAGATCCGCTGCCTGTTTTTGTGAATGCGAACAGAAACTCAGCTCCTGTTTATTTAGGGACGGTACAGGCTAATGGCAGTGTTACTTATACTACCTTGTCTGCTGCAACTTATTATTCAGATTCTTATCTTAAAAAGTATCCTGACTATTCGGTGCAGGCTAATGTATTGGCAACAGATAAAGTGTCTGATAAAATAAGCAAGGTTTTATCCTATTCTGTGAAAAACCCTATGACTTTCATGGTTCCTAATATGACCACGAAATCAGCAGATACTAATCACACCAATGGGGCAGACTGGTTGGCGAATGAACCCAATCTAGCTCCGGAAAGATGGGGGAGAGGAGGTAAAAAATCTCCTTTCGATCCTTGTCCGGAAGGATGGAGAATCCCTGATTTAACCGGAGTCTCCAACACAAGCGTAGGGGCAACTCCTTTTTATAAACCTACCACCGGAGTTAGTATTCCAAATAATTATGGAGGGACAAGAATTGACAGAAGCCCTTACAGTTCCGCAGCTATCGGGTATTCTTTTGGTAATGCAGCTTATAATATTGGAAGTTTTGCCAATTTGGGTGTAAGAGGAGGCAGAAATACCATAGAAGCAACCCCTGCTGCGCCGGATTTCAATGCTATTGATTATGTATATGGAGGTTTCTGGCTAGGGGCTTTAGGTTCCAATTATACCGGAAGAGCATTAAGAACGGAGATACAATATGCTGGGAATTATATATTTCCGTTTAGCAGTAATGCAGATCCCTATTTTGCTCAGAACTGCCGTTGTGTTAAAGTACAATATGATGAAAACGGAAATGAATTAGGCCCTATTCCTAAACTGCAGATTACCTCATTGTCTGCCGCTAAAGCGACCAATGTTTTAGCAAAATCAGTCATTGAGGACAAAATAACCCAAAATAAACTTGAGTTATTCCCTAATCCTGTGAAAAGTATATTGTATATTAAAGGCAATGAAAGCGTGAAAGAATATTATTATCAGATCTATAATATGTCTGGCCAGATGATAAAATCGGGTAAGTTTGAAAATGAACAGACTGATCTTTCTTCTTTGTTATCGGGAGCGTATTTAGTAAGAATCAATAATTCTGAAACCATCGTGAAGATTATCAAAGAATAA
- a CDS encoding T9SS type A sorting domain-containing protein, which produces MKTSTRFCLPPKKDGTVLYNANGSVSGIKDRVTSQHLARKLDNIVLSFQGRAVLENSNANSPLVNIANPNKLSTIASSQKYIYQNSDTSPFEFSYHDPVYMFAGKFSNESFFINFSNWFLLASEGGEDLGRGYLDFTKPNALVNRYYNLYNYINEKLGDVFANQQPVVIVISKVTGLRVYKANGQYISLNATSNYNTIDDFGYPPLNGKQRGPGSENFSLSNTSQASLYGVGAIRNRKVINSWNGPSRPLMDIESEINKFIKYVGIFKNQITEECPVSCFTINSGAVSDYGDWSKAPNSYIFTGKNKNNNADVDGLYIPVKKAYKMWNSNPLMGGSPIPSGTVTADVYWEDIHGLIKSGDNYSLEIIGSGEDAKIKVPINKTKEGNAVIAYKVNGEVFWSWHVWVTDDPTNGSTYKSFDGVKRQRTDGTLELIPDSDWGWMDRNLGALSNTITGTEYNKNGGLLYQWGRKDPIPPLVYKGNDFYEASGSVGRIRHRQSRNMANGSQKIDNLIKLVILSNATVPNNLRLSIKNPLSLIYVNKDDNSGQALYSNNANLQVNWFGNSPTLPPNRLSELNLWSDNSKGIITNEDLSSDNIANPYRDKSSFDPCPNGWRIPSVLVANLGNGSYIDDVRVDFSPYGIKNNISINTFEANKYHIIKPNDNNTPAYMKGFKIYNNVGVDLSNVGGNNMGLFPGTGMLVRNYHEGQYTDQHETYLWTATMTRFFDATPSVSARNFRMIPDRDQPDVPDPSLPSITGRYQYYPLSGGVTSAAHGCRCIKDPLYEVNNYNFPTEFFNNAVEYAEGLNNPNSYTLVKSTAESTIQIPISKAFSAQSKLLNNPDILNSSNFNNLKVNVLWSTAAGLISNIALSNPAPASLADISNTNINVKIAPNQSGNAVVTLHNGSITNPVYWSWHIWVTNTPISSATYVTELPNQAAVNYINYIKPGEVIKTEIMDRDLGANQAIAEANKTVTTGGLHFQWGRKDPLPVFVNANRNSAPVYLGTVQANGSVTYTTLSAATYYSDSYLKKYPDYSVQANVLATDKVSDKISKVLSYSVKNPMTFMVPNMTTKSADTNHTNGADWLANEPNLAPERWGRGGKKSPFDPCPEGWRIPDPTGVSNTNVGTSPFYRPTTGISIPNNYGGTRINRNPYSSAAIGYSFGDAAYNIGSFANLGVRGGRNTIEATPAAPDFNAIDYIYGGFWLGALGSNYTGRALRTEIQYVGNYLFPFSSNADPYFAQNCRCVKVQYDENGNELGPIPKLQITSLSATRATNVLAKSVIEDKITQNKLELFPNPVKSILYIKGNDSVKEYYYQIYNMSGQMIKSGKFENEQTDLSSLLSGAYLVRINNSETIVKIIKE; this is translated from the coding sequence ATGAAAACCAGTACACGATTCTGTTTACCCCCTAAAAAAGACGGAACTGTTTTATATAACGCGAATGGATCTGTATCAGGAATAAAAGATAGGGTAACTTCCCAGCATCTGGCGAGAAAACTGGATAATATTGTTTTGTCTTTTCAGGGAAGAGCGGTATTAGAAAATTCTAATGCCAATTCACCATTGGTTAACATTGCAAACCCAAATAAACTTTCTACGATAGCCAGTTCGCAGAAATATATTTATCAGAACAGTGATACCAGTCCTTTCGAGTTTTCTTATCATGATCCGGTATATATGTTTGCAGGAAAGTTCTCCAATGAAAGTTTCTTTATCAACTTCAGCAATTGGTTTTTACTTGCATCTGAAGGAGGGGAGGATTTAGGCAGAGGATATCTGGATTTTACAAAGCCTAATGCTCTTGTGAACCGATATTATAACCTTTATAATTACATCAATGAAAAATTGGGAGACGTTTTTGCTAATCAGCAGCCTGTTGTTATTGTGATCAGCAAGGTTACCGGATTAAGAGTTTATAAAGCCAATGGACAGTATATTTCTCTTAATGCTACCAGTAATTACAATACAATTGATGATTTTGGGTATCCTCCTCTTAATGGCAAGCAGAGAGGGCCTGGTTCTGAGAATTTTTCGTTAAGTAATACTTCTCAGGCCTCACTATATGGTGTTGGGGCTATCAGAAACAGAAAAGTGATCAATAGCTGGAATGGTCCGTCAAGGCCTTTGATGGATATCGAAAGTGAGATCAATAAATTTATAAAATATGTAGGGATTTTTAAAAATCAAATCACAGAGGAATGTCCTGTTTCCTGTTTTACAATTAACTCCGGAGCAGTATCTGACTATGGAGATTGGTCTAAAGCACCCAACAGTTATATCTTCACGGGTAAGAATAAAAATAATAATGCTGATGTGGATGGTCTTTATATCCCTGTAAAAAAAGCCTATAAAATGTGGAACTCGAACCCGCTTATGGGTGGAAGTCCTATTCCTTCCGGTACTGTAACAGCAGATGTGTATTGGGAAGACATCCATGGATTGATAAAATCCGGAGACAATTACAGTTTGGAGATTATAGGATCCGGAGAGGATGCAAAAATAAAAGTTCCGATCAACAAAACGAAAGAAGGAAATGCTGTCATTGCCTACAAGGTAAACGGAGAAGTTTTCTGGTCTTGGCATGTCTGGGTGACTGATGATCCTACCAACGGTTCAACTTATAAAAGTTTTGATGGAGTGAAAAGACAAAGAACTGATGGAACTCTGGAATTAATCCCTGATTCCGACTGGGGATGGATGGATAGAAACCTGGGTGCTTTAAGCAATACCATCACTGGAACTGAATATAACAAAAATGGAGGTCTTCTTTATCAATGGGGAAGAAAAGATCCTATTCCGCCCCTGGTATACAAAGGAAATGATTTTTATGAAGCTTCGGGATCTGTTGGAAGAATAAGACACAGACAATCCAGAAATATGGCTAATGGTTCTCAGAAGATTGATAACTTAATTAAACTGGTAATATTGTCAAATGCTACCGTTCCTAATAATCTTCGTTTATCCATTAAAAATCCATTAAGCTTAATTTATGTGAACAAAGATGATAATTCCGGACAGGCGCTTTATAGTAACAATGCCAATCTTCAGGTAAATTGGTTTGGGAATTCACCCACATTGCCTCCGAATAGATTAAGTGAATTAAACTTGTGGTCTGATAACTCAAAAGGTATTATTACCAACGAAGATTTGAGTAGTGACAATATTGCAAATCCTTATAGAGATAAGTCATCTTTTGACCCTTGTCCCAACGGATGGAGAATACCTTCCGTCTTGGTAGCCAATTTAGGAAACGGAAGCTATATTGATGATGTAAGGGTAGATTTTAGTCCGTATGGTATTAAGAATAATATCTCTATCAATACCTTTGAAGCGAATAAGTATCATATCATTAAACCTAATGATAATAATACTCCCGCTTATATGAAAGGGTTTAAAATATACAACAATGTTGGGGTGGATCTCAGCAATGTAGGCGGAAATAATATGGGACTTTTCCCTGGTACGGGTATGCTTGTAAGAAATTACCATGAAGGGCAGTATACCGATCAGCATGAAACCTACTTATGGACAGCAACAATGACCCGGTTTTTTGATGCAACTCCTTCTGTTTCAGCTAGAAATTTTCGTATGATTCCTGATAGAGATCAGCCGGATGTTCCTGATCCTTCCTTACCTTCCATCACCGGAAGATATCAATATTATCCTTTATCTGGGGGAGTAACATCTGCAGCTCATGGATGCAGATGTATTAAAGATCCTTTATATGAAGTTAACAATTATAACTTCCCTACAGAGTTCTTTAATAACGCTGTGGAATATGCTGAAGGATTAAATAATCCGAACTCTTATACCCTTGTTAAAAGTACAGCAGAATCTACCATTCAGATCCCAATCAGCAAAGCATTCTCTGCTCAGAGTAAACTGCTTAATAATCCTGATATCCTGAATTCTTCGAATTTCAATAATTTGAAAGTTAATGTATTATGGTCTACCGCTGCCGGCTTAATCAGTAATATAGCACTTTCTAATCCTGCTCCTGCTTCATTGGCTGATATTTCCAACACCAATATCAATGTTAAGATTGCTCCCAACCAATCTGGGAATGCTGTTGTTACCCTGCATAATGGAAGTATTACCAATCCTGTTTACTGGAGCTGGCATATCTGGGTAACCAATACCCCAATCAGCTCTGCTACTTATGTTACTGAATTACCTAACCAGGCCGCTGTTAATTACATCAATTATATCAAACCTGGTGAAGTGATCAAAACAGAAATAATGGATAGAGATCTTGGAGCTAACCAGGCTATTGCTGAAGCCAATAAAACGGTTACTACAGGAGGATTACACTTTCAATGGGGTAGAAAAGATCCGCTGCCTGTTTTTGTGAATGCGAACAGAAACTCAGCTCCTGTTTATTTAGGGACGGTACAGGCTAATGGCAGTGTTACTTATACTACCTTGTCTGCTGCAACTTATTATTCAGATTCTTATCTTAAAAAGTATCCTGACTATTCGGTGCAAGCCAATGTATTGGCTACAGATAAAGTGTCTGATAAAATAAGCAAGGTTTTATCCTATTCTGTGAAAAACCCTATGACTTTCATGGTTCCTAATATGACCACGAAATCAGCAGATACTAATCACACCAATGGGGCAGATTGGTTGGCGAATGAACCCAATCTAGCTCCGGAAAGATGGGGGAGAGGAGGTAAAAAGTCTCCTTTTGATCCTTGTCCGGAAGGATGGAGGATTCCTGATCCAACAGGAGTGTCTAATACCAATGTAGGAACAAGCCCTTTTTATAGACCTACTACAGGAATCAGTATTCCTAATAATTATGGGGGTACAAGAATTAACAGAAATCCTTACAGTTCCGCAGCTATCGGGTATTCTTTTGGTGATGCAGCTTATAATATTGGAAGTTTTGCCAATTTAGGTGTAAGAGGAGGCAGAAATACCATAGAAGCAACTCCTGCAGCGCCGGATTTCAATGCTATTGATTACATTTATGGAGGTTTTTGGTTAGGGGCTTTAGGTTCCAATTATACCGGAAGAGCATTAAGAACGGAGATACAATATGTGGGAAACTATTTATTTCCGTTTAGCAGTAATGCTGATCCCTATTTTGCTCAGAACTGCCGTTGTGTTAAAGTACAATATGATGAAAACGGAAATGAATTAGGCCCTATTCCTAAACTGCAGATTACCTCATTGTCTGCCACTAGAGCGACCAATGTTTTAGCAAAATCAGTCATTGAGGACAAAATAACTCAAAATAAACTTGAGTTATTCCCTAATCCTGTGAAAAGTATATTGTATATTAAAGGTAATGACAGCGTGAAAGAATATTATTATCAGATCTATAATATGTCTGGCCAGATGATAAAATCGGGTAAATTTGAAAATGAACAGACTGACCTTTCTTCTTTGTTATCGGGAGCGTATTTAGTAAGAATCAACAATTCTGAAACCATAGTGAAGATTATTAAAGAGTAA